The following coding sequences are from one Halobacteriovorax sp. JY17 window:
- a CDS encoding zinc-dependent metalloprotease, whose amino-acid sequence MKNKNYLLTSLIVAGLVTSCAKERELDTVYKAPEITSKSAINTEAEFLYVPTSQGVPRFTKAMKPFVQGNEKIVKFKFEEEGIVAYEMEKNETFQDSTLNNKPILTIPVTYKSFRCAENADKECTNKEEENTELEWFQKDNFVPDFESVKVLEADSVGLPENEDPCYSLQATKLVNYEVTKTDLHFEIEKTYKFSNTPACTNELWYSSGSEYDKFLENLDDNGAFNTRVFFSFAKLDTIASPNYKDIAYPVEEHGTFGFFKTKERTKNAFGQTERSYKLNRWNPAKRVVDYYLSDEFSKKENKYLKDATIFAFDRMNTMLENNKVNLRLKLHMPEGKRPGNLRNTMVVLIEDIASSLLGYGPTVANPRTGEIVKGHVNMYKGSLESIAPSAYDSIVFLEKQLKKEASNTAAIQASLEVSKKKSAKVNSKDLAAAVKKSLESKTISTAHLDHGHSHGHADLHTGELSAAAANFKDFKKKVDKRLRTDYQSLVLGKVDGQLNEFTREMKDSLEIKELLHKNSVYTTDMFNFQALGKISVDEINTVGGIRNELGELKDWIQLNESQQRTLIKILARHAYIPTLVHEIGHNLGLRHNFRGSLDAANYYNKEERAKLGLTSGSVFSSIMDYSYSSLNELSTFGKYDIAALKFGYNRAVEVKEKVGGKVRTVSLEQPSLDGSSIIEKSVNEIENRVEYKFCTDEDVNMYADCNRFDEGSNDLEMTKHYAAKYKEYYQWRNMKNRSKNFNDRMGTWRYYLGTYYTLLDLRQAHETWQFYKTYLAKFNLERMINNKCNAQDRINDPKFCETIDKVVDANDVATRTLLDIVKTPDLTCDVQYSFIDNTTGKPAHTARVAANFAAGTLYKSYPLENGKGEYRATSCFDQNARLDILREREALTTAFQSCEAALGQEKCSSDDIGLSAQVVGQVGKLHNDIDAADRDGERLETDDIEVRGTWLDKVLAMEILTNRDRLTSAGESIHASFTDMPKYKAEITNLLEHLALNKTLASPIAAETRSGVKYQMPFATDLHAKTKVPTIKRFLKQFIPFPDSKEFDIAPVLLKTAAINSHESENDSESLSQYVARSEFFDSLVVRRKSSASTNIGFGASVKLIANVHDFTYGATERNTLAAESIARINGLTTLRSEQIESVMKEMSKVETPAEEVATAEEVATEGSTEEEVAVVESEAKAEIIEITAEVQAKVMQLISIKQTIAIYQSTFDKLLQAVVTNSDGTPEGQERLMKALAELRVSEGARNFDAAEELFVNMNSLIQDDMRLLPLANADLYDLKFTMSNEEARKEILDKEVDSIWALPIID is encoded by the coding sequence ATGAAAAACAAGAACTATCTATTAACTTCTCTCATCGTTGCAGGACTTGTTACAAGTTGTGCGAAAGAAAGAGAACTTGATACAGTTTACAAAGCGCCAGAGATCACGAGCAAATCGGCCATCAATACTGAGGCAGAGTTTCTCTATGTTCCAACATCCCAAGGTGTTCCTAGATTCACTAAGGCGATGAAGCCATTTGTTCAAGGTAACGAGAAAATCGTCAAATTTAAATTTGAAGAAGAAGGTATCGTTGCTTACGAAATGGAAAAGAATGAAACATTTCAAGATAGTACGCTTAACAATAAGCCAATCCTTACTATCCCTGTAACGTATAAGTCTTTTAGATGTGCTGAAAATGCTGATAAAGAATGTACCAATAAAGAAGAAGAAAATACAGAACTAGAATGGTTTCAAAAGGACAACTTTGTTCCTGACTTTGAAAGTGTAAAAGTTCTTGAAGCCGACAGCGTTGGGCTTCCAGAGAACGAAGATCCTTGCTACTCTCTCCAAGCAACGAAACTCGTAAATTACGAAGTAACTAAAACTGATCTTCATTTTGAAATTGAGAAAACTTATAAATTTTCAAACACTCCTGCTTGTACCAATGAATTATGGTATAGCTCAGGAAGTGAGTACGATAAATTTCTTGAAAATTTAGATGACAATGGTGCATTTAACACAAGAGTATTCTTCTCATTTGCAAAACTTGATACTATAGCTTCTCCTAACTATAAAGATATTGCTTATCCTGTAGAAGAGCATGGAACTTTTGGATTCTTCAAAACTAAAGAAAGAACAAAGAACGCCTTTGGTCAAACAGAGAGAAGTTATAAGCTAAATAGATGGAACCCAGCGAAGAGAGTTGTTGACTACTACCTAAGTGATGAGTTCTCGAAGAAAGAAAATAAGTATCTAAAAGATGCCACTATTTTTGCCTTCGATAGAATGAATACAATGCTAGAAAATAACAAAGTAAATCTTAGACTTAAACTACATATGCCAGAAGGTAAGAGACCAGGAAATCTAAGAAATACAATGGTTGTTCTTATTGAAGACATTGCTTCAAGCTTACTTGGATACGGGCCAACTGTTGCAAACCCAAGAACAGGGGAAATTGTAAAAGGTCACGTAAATATGTACAAAGGGTCACTAGAGTCAATTGCTCCAAGTGCATACGATTCAATTGTATTCTTAGAAAAACAATTAAAGAAAGAAGCAAGTAACACTGCTGCGATTCAAGCCTCTCTTGAAGTTTCAAAGAAAAAGAGTGCAAAGGTCAATTCAAAAGATCTTGCTGCTGCGGTAAAGAAATCACTTGAATCTAAGACGATTTCAACTGCACACCTTGATCACGGGCACAGCCACGGACACGCCGATCTTCACACAGGTGAATTAAGTGCAGCTGCTGCAAACTTTAAAGACTTTAAAAAGAAAGTTGATAAGAGACTACGTACTGATTATCAATCGCTAGTTCTTGGAAAAGTTGATGGTCAATTAAACGAGTTCACAAGAGAAATGAAAGATAGCTTAGAAATTAAAGAGCTTCTTCATAAGAATAGTGTTTATACAACAGATATGTTCAACTTCCAGGCCCTAGGTAAAATCTCAGTTGACGAGATCAATACTGTTGGTGGGATCAGAAATGAACTTGGAGAACTTAAAGACTGGATTCAGTTAAACGAATCTCAACAAAGAACTTTAATCAAGATTCTTGCTCGTCACGCTTATATTCCAACTCTTGTGCACGAAATTGGACACAACCTTGGACTTAGACATAACTTTAGAGGATCACTTGATGCTGCAAACTACTATAACAAAGAAGAGAGAGCAAAGCTTGGACTTACAAGTGGATCAGTATTCTCTTCGATTATGGATTACTCTTACTCAAGCTTAAACGAGCTATCGACTTTTGGTAAGTACGATATTGCTGCTCTTAAATTTGGTTATAATAGAGCTGTAGAAGTAAAAGAAAAAGTTGGTGGTAAAGTTAGAACTGTTTCACTTGAGCAGCCTTCACTTGATGGTTCTTCAATAATTGAAAAAAGTGTTAACGAAATTGAAAATAGAGTTGAATACAAGTTCTGTACAGATGAAGACGTAAATATGTACGCTGACTGTAATAGATTTGACGAAGGTTCAAATGATTTAGAAATGACTAAGCATTACGCAGCTAAGTACAAAGAGTACTACCAGTGGCGTAACATGAAGAATAGATCTAAGAACTTTAACGATAGAATGGGAACATGGAGATACTACCTAGGGACTTACTACACACTGCTAGACCTTAGACAGGCCCATGAAACTTGGCAATTCTATAAGACTTACTTGGCAAAGTTTAACCTTGAGCGCATGATAAACAATAAGTGTAATGCCCAAGATAGAATTAATGACCCAAAATTCTGCGAAACTATTGATAAGGTAGTAGACGCCAATGATGTTGCAACGAGAACTCTTTTAGATATCGTTAAGACTCCTGATCTTACTTGTGATGTTCAGTACTCATTTATTGATAACACAACTGGAAAGCCAGCTCACACAGCAAGAGTTGCGGCCAACTTTGCAGCCGGAACACTTTATAAGTCTTACCCTCTTGAAAATGGTAAAGGTGAATACAGAGCAACAAGTTGCTTCGATCAAAATGCAAGGCTTGATATCCTTAGAGAAAGAGAAGCGCTCACAACTGCATTTCAATCATGTGAAGCAGCTCTTGGACAGGAAAAATGTTCTTCAGATGATATTGGACTTTCTGCTCAAGTAGTTGGACAAGTAGGTAAATTACACAACGATATCGATGCCGCTGATAGAGACGGAGAAAGACTAGAGACTGATGACATTGAAGTAAGAGGAACATGGCTAGATAAAGTACTAGCAATGGAAATCTTAACAAATAGAGATAGATTAACTTCGGCAGGTGAAAGTATTCACGCATCATTTACTGATATGCCAAAGTATAAAGCAGAGATCACTAACCTACTAGAGCATTTAGCGCTTAATAAGACTTTAGCGTCTCCAATAGCAGCTGAAACTAGAAGTGGTGTTAAATACCAAATGCCGTTTGCAACTGACCTTCACGCGAAGACTAAAGTGCCAACGATTAAGAGATTTTTAAAGCAATTCATTCCTTTCCCAGATTCGAAAGAGTTTGATATTGCACCAGTACTACTTAAGACAGCAGCTATCAACTCTCACGAGAGTGAGAATGATTCTGAAAGCCTAAGCCAATATGTTGCAAGATCTGAATTCTTTGACTCATTAGTTGTAAGAAGAAAGAGCAGTGCTTCTACTAATATTGGATTTGGTGCTTCAGTAAAACTAATTGCAAACGTACATGACTTCACTTACGGAGCAACAGAGAGAAACACGCTTGCAGCAGAAAGTATTGCGAGAATTAATGGGCTTACAACTTTAAGAAGTGAGCAAATTGAAAGCGTAATGAAAGAGATGTCTAAAGTTGAGACTCCTGCCGAAGAAGTTGCTACAGCAGAAGAAGTAGCAACGGAAGGATCTACAGAGGAAGAAGTTGCAGTAGTAGAATCGGAAGCAAAAGCAGAGATCATCGAAATAACTGCTGAAGTACAAGCAAAGGTAATGCAATTGATTTCAATCAAGCAAACGATTGCAATTTATCAATCAACTTTTGATAAACTACTACAAGCAGTTGTGACAAACTCTGATGGAACTCCAGAAGGGCAAGAAAGATTAATGAAAGCTCTTGCAGAATTAAGAGTAAGTGAAGGAGCTAGAAACTTCGACGCTGCTGAAGAGTTATTCGTCAACATGAATTCACTAATTCAAGATGATATGAGGCTTCTACCACTTGCTAATGCAGACCTTTATGATCTTAAGTTTACGATGTCTAATGAGGAAGCTAGAAAAGAAATTCTAGACAAAGAAGTTGACTCAATCTGGGCATTACCAATTATCGATTAA
- a CDS encoding TraR/DksA family transcriptional regulator — protein MKNEYYDETFLANQKNTLLQMKSNILNHMKTHSIDEIAPDRDQIVEDVDQSQVLMAQSLSMGLRDRELVRLHQIEDALAKFDDGSYGLCEDTGEPIGKKRLEKIPWVKLSIDAQEEVERNSRAA, from the coding sequence ATGAAGAATGAATACTATGATGAGACATTTCTAGCCAACCAGAAGAATACCCTTCTACAAATGAAGAGCAATATTCTAAACCATATGAAAACGCACTCTATTGATGAAATAGCCCCCGATAGAGATCAAATCGTCGAAGATGTGGACCAAAGTCAGGTTCTCATGGCACAAAGCCTTAGCATGGGCCTTAGAGACCGTGAGCTGGTAAGACTGCATCAGATCGAAGACGCTCTCGCAAAATTTGATGATGGTAGCTATGGACTCTGTGAAGATACTGGTGAGCCTATTGGTAAGAAGAGGCTTGAGAAAATTCCTTGGGTAAAGTTATCAATAGACGCACAAGAAGAAGTTGAGAGAAACTCTAGGGCAGCCTAG
- a CDS encoding ferredoxin yields the protein MNTTFIAMGVALLAGIGLVVTVGVFSLLSGAFHFLFAKPRFTILKSKTDSNGFAFSLKWNSSREPAKFDSIRLRLYNPFSTPTQVDVTRTFDAASSSFARDLDFGKNLEQLLAACNHESASVEVEMGASKDALVHHFMFKAEKFKAMVESATGDADKFNEDHTLNYAKPLYHTPKRSFIAEPLPASNKALKISSNPEFAGAFAGSGGDAAAVENFAVSKVWIEPGCIVCDACEAIFPEVFEVTDDSCIIRPGAPLDNGILVEEAAEACPVEVIKFTKA from the coding sequence GTGAATACAACCTTCATTGCCATGGGAGTTGCCCTTTTAGCAGGGATTGGCCTAGTCGTTACAGTTGGAGTCTTCAGTCTACTATCTGGAGCATTCCACTTCTTATTTGCGAAGCCAAGATTTACAATTCTAAAGTCTAAAACAGATTCAAACGGATTTGCTTTCTCACTAAAGTGGAATAGCTCACGTGAGCCTGCAAAGTTTGATTCAATTAGACTAAGACTTTACAATCCTTTTAGTACGCCAACTCAAGTAGATGTGACGAGAACCTTTGATGCTGCTAGCTCATCTTTTGCAAGAGACCTAGACTTCGGAAAAAACCTTGAGCAACTTCTTGCAGCTTGTAACCATGAAAGCGCTTCAGTTGAAGTTGAAATGGGAGCTAGTAAAGACGCTCTTGTTCACCACTTCATGTTTAAGGCCGAAAAGTTTAAGGCAATGGTTGAGAGTGCTACTGGTGATGCTGATAAATTTAATGAAGATCATACGTTAAACTATGCCAAGCCTCTCTATCACACGCCAAAGAGAAGCTTTATTGCAGAGCCATTACCGGCTTCAAATAAAGCTTTAAAAATTTCTTCAAACCCTGAGTTCGCAGGGGCCTTCGCAGGATCAGGTGGAGATGCGGCAGCAGTTGAAAACTTTGCTGTAAGTAAGGTTTGGATTGAGCCAGGTTGTATTGTTTGTGATGCCTGTGAAGCTATTTTTCCAGAAGTTTTCGAAGTGACAGATGATAGCTGTATCATTCGTCCAGGAGCTCCACTAGATAATGGAATTCTTGTGGAAGAAGCGGCAGAAGCTTGTCCGGTAGAAGTTATCAAGTTCACAAAAGCATAA
- the truB gene encoding tRNA pseudouridine(55) synthase TruB, with product MSSRSNRKSKNAGPGFGPLVFNVYKPEGMTSSDVVRHFKYHLPKGFGKIGHFGTLDPFAEGVLLIAIGQAPRFNDYIHEKFPKTYLATGVLGVESPTGDFTVAEEELDFVECSEFSEDKLVSIIESFKGEYSQSPPAFSATKHQGKPLYEWARQGVIIEKPEVQRHISEIELVELNGRVVTFRVTASSGTYIRVLFEDIAKKLGTHGALKNLVRESIGPAHIEKSLLEEAWPKRDADYLVEEFGTRIDNFLDFPKLELSENEAVKFFNGLAMHKDFENGFFWALHNGKLLGLGEFEDNLLRVRVGFGHNPLEKN from the coding sequence ATGAGTTCACGCTCAAATAGAAAATCAAAGAATGCGGGGCCAGGATTTGGCCCTTTAGTTTTTAATGTCTATAAGCCTGAAGGGATGACTTCTTCTGATGTTGTAAGACATTTTAAATATCACCTTCCAAAAGGCTTTGGGAAAATTGGTCATTTTGGGACTCTAGACCCTTTTGCGGAAGGGGTTCTCTTAATTGCCATAGGACAAGCACCGCGCTTCAATGATTATATTCATGAGAAATTCCCTAAAACATACTTGGCAACGGGAGTTCTTGGAGTGGAAAGTCCTACGGGAGATTTTACCGTCGCTGAAGAAGAGCTTGATTTCGTTGAATGCTCAGAGTTTAGTGAAGACAAACTAGTCTCTATTATAGAAAGTTTTAAAGGAGAATATTCGCAGTCTCCTCCTGCATTTTCAGCAACAAAGCATCAGGGAAAACCTCTCTATGAGTGGGCGAGACAGGGTGTGATTATTGAAAAGCCAGAAGTTCAAAGACATATTTCTGAAATTGAATTAGTAGAATTAAATGGAAGAGTTGTGACCTTTAGAGTTACAGCAAGTTCCGGGACTTATATTAGAGTTCTCTTTGAAGATATAGCAAAGAAGCTTGGCACTCATGGGGCCCTAAAGAATTTAGTTCGAGAATCTATTGGTCCTGCTCATATTGAAAAATCACTTTTAGAAGAAGCATGGCCCAAGAGGGATGCCGATTATCTTGTCGAAGAATTTGGTACTAGGATTGATAATTTTTTAGATTTTCCAAAGTTAGAATTGTCTGAGAATGAGGCCGTAAAATTCTTTAATGGTCTCGCAATGCATAAAGACTTTGAAAATGGCTTTTTCTGGGCCCTCCATAATGGGAAATTACTTGGGCTTGGAGAGTTTGAAGATAATTTATTGAGAGTGAGGGTAGGCTTTGGTCACAACCCTTTAGAAAAAAACTAA
- the rbfA gene encoding 30S ribosome-binding factor RbfA, whose protein sequence is MGASSGKKNILSEKILNASNAFIRTSVSDSSLTFVSITRVELSDDLSNSKLYWDTFDATKRGDSKKAIEGITGKLRTYLSKLLKMRHVPTITFIYDSQYDEEKKIEDLLGEEAKKGKGVS, encoded by the coding sequence TTGGGCGCAAGTTCTGGAAAGAAAAATATTCTCTCTGAGAAAATATTAAATGCTTCTAATGCATTTATAAGAACATCTGTTTCTGACTCTAGTTTAACTTTTGTAAGTATAACTAGAGTCGAGCTTTCAGATGACCTATCAAATTCTAAGCTTTACTGGGATACTTTTGATGCTACTAAGAGAGGTGACTCTAAGAAGGCGATTGAAGGAATTACCGGAAAGCTTAGAACTTACCTTTCTAAATTATTAAAAATGAGACACGTTCCTACTATTACCTTTATCTATGACTCTCAATATGACGAAGAAAAGAAGATTGAGGACTTATTAGGTGAAGAAGCAAAGAAGGGTAAAGGCGTCTCATGA
- the infB gene encoding translation initiation factor IF-2 yields the protein MKIFELAKELNKGPLDLVEELKNKGFSVRNHMTALTDDEVKQIMAGYDSAKEEKKASGSKTKKKVVKKKAAKKKVAKKTVTAKAADSSEDSTEDSETKKKTVVRKKSVIRKKGSDPVEAEPTPVVVAPVETVEDSQEDKGETLETAPVEVVATTEVSETVEAKGKDKSDSSFGLRVVSTEHVKTKEEIEKEEAEKKAKAEAEAKAKKEAGDAPHRFTPVYIPPEKKEGEAGATEDEKKVSKGRMGALASMMSGKKNVNKAQTLTQERADTELKSYALGGGVGRPLYSTVKRKKTYSGPTKDTEITEVKESKRVVKLHDGAPSDQLAKKLKVKLKDMIDQCLDMNLLVKTGDYIGMQLAEEIAALYDYRVENVAFDEDKVMGKEQLSEDDRSKLPLRNPIIAIMGHVDHGKTTLLDHIRNAKVANDEAGGITQHIGAYSVKAGKSTLTFLDTPGHAAFASMRQRGADVTDLVVLVVAADDGVMPQTRESVKYCKNADVPIIVAVNKMDKEGINTDRIKSELADLGITPEEWGGETQFVPISALKGDGVDNLLESIALQTEMLELRASEEGNVEGVVIESKIEHGRGPVATILIQSGTLKKGDSLVVGETFGRARSLTDHLGKQLESAGPSTPVQILGLDEAPSPGSSVDVVKNEREAKKIVANRVAERKQLEEAPKAKVSLEDFFAMAANDGKETKELNLIIRSDVQGSFEAIKQAVLALSNSEVEVKVIAGGVGAINDNDVNLADSSGAFILGFNMRPNTTARRLAEEKSLDIKTYSIIYELIGDVTLAIEGMLDPDTIEEFIGRAEVKDTFTVPKIGTIAGSSVIDGKIKVGCNIRLLRNGKIMFDGKMSSLKRFKDDVKEVKNGFECGIGLEGYTDIKVNDQFEAYMLVEKKRTLDDVAKEEKIAAEAAELAALEAEEAAAMEARD from the coding sequence ATGAAAATATTTGAATTGGCGAAAGAATTGAATAAAGGACCTTTAGACTTAGTTGAAGAACTAAAGAATAAAGGCTTTTCTGTTCGAAACCATATGACTGCGCTTACTGATGATGAAGTAAAGCAGATTATGGCCGGATATGATTCTGCTAAAGAAGAAAAGAAAGCCTCTGGTTCTAAGACTAAGAAGAAAGTCGTTAAGAAGAAAGCTGCTAAAAAGAAAGTTGCCAAGAAAACGGTAACAGCAAAAGCGGCTGACTCTAGCGAAGATTCTACAGAAGATTCTGAGACAAAGAAAAAGACTGTTGTTCGAAAGAAGAGCGTTATTCGTAAAAAAGGCAGTGACCCTGTTGAGGCTGAGCCGACTCCAGTAGTTGTTGCACCAGTAGAAACTGTGGAAGACTCTCAAGAAGATAAGGGCGAGACCCTGGAAACTGCTCCTGTTGAAGTTGTGGCTACCACGGAAGTCTCAGAGACAGTTGAAGCTAAGGGAAAAGACAAGTCTGATTCCTCTTTTGGTCTTAGAGTTGTTTCTACAGAGCATGTAAAAACAAAAGAAGAAATAGAGAAAGAAGAAGCGGAGAAGAAAGCTAAGGCCGAAGCGGAAGCAAAGGCAAAGAAAGAAGCTGGAGACGCGCCTCATAGATTTACTCCTGTCTACATACCACCTGAAAAGAAAGAGGGTGAGGCGGGAGCTACTGAAGACGAGAAGAAGGTTTCTAAAGGACGAATGGGAGCTCTTGCTTCAATGATGTCTGGAAAGAAAAATGTAAATAAAGCTCAAACTCTTACTCAGGAAAGAGCTGATACTGAACTTAAGAGTTATGCTCTAGGTGGTGGTGTTGGTCGTCCTCTGTATTCAACAGTTAAGAGAAAGAAAACTTACTCTGGACCAACTAAGGATACTGAGATTACAGAAGTTAAAGAATCAAAGAGAGTTGTGAAGTTACACGACGGGGCTCCTTCAGATCAGCTTGCTAAAAAACTTAAAGTTAAACTAAAAGATATGATCGATCAGTGTTTAGATATGAACCTCCTAGTTAAAACTGGAGATTATATTGGAATGCAACTGGCCGAAGAAATTGCAGCTCTTTATGACTATAGAGTTGAAAATGTTGCCTTTGATGAAGATAAGGTTATGGGTAAAGAGCAGTTAAGTGAAGACGACCGCTCTAAGTTACCTCTTCGTAATCCGATTATTGCAATTATGGGGCACGTTGATCATGGTAAGACTACTCTATTAGATCATATTCGTAATGCTAAGGTTGCAAACGATGAAGCTGGTGGAATCACTCAGCACATTGGAGCTTACTCAGTTAAGGCAGGTAAGAGTACTCTTACTTTCCTAGATACTCCTGGCCATGCGGCATTTGCATCAATGAGACAGCGTGGAGCTGATGTAACTGACCTTGTTGTTCTTGTTGTGGCGGCTGATGATGGTGTAATGCCTCAAACAAGAGAATCGGTTAAATACTGTAAGAATGCTGACGTTCCAATAATTGTAGCTGTAAACAAAATGGATAAAGAAGGGATTAACACTGACAGAATTAAGTCAGAGCTTGCTGATCTTGGGATTACTCCTGAGGAATGGGGTGGGGAAACTCAATTTGTTCCAATCTCAGCACTTAAAGGTGATGGGGTAGACAATCTCCTCGAATCAATTGCACTTCAAACTGAAATGCTAGAGTTAAGAGCAAGTGAAGAAGGAAATGTAGAAGGTGTTGTTATTGAATCTAAGATCGAGCATGGACGTGGTCCAGTTGCAACAATTTTAATTCAATCAGGTACTCTTAAGAAAGGTGATTCACTTGTTGTAGGTGAGACTTTTGGTAGAGCGAGAAGCCTTACTGATCACTTGGGAAAACAGCTCGAGTCTGCTGGACCTTCTACTCCTGTTCAGATTCTTGGACTAGACGAAGCGCCAAGTCCTGGGTCTTCTGTGGACGTTGTAAAGAACGAAAGAGAAGCAAAGAAAATTGTTGCCAATAGAGTTGCAGAGAGAAAGCAACTTGAGGAAGCACCAAAAGCGAAAGTTTCTCTAGAAGACTTCTTTGCTATGGCCGCTAATGATGGAAAGGAAACGAAAGAACTTAATCTTATTATTAGATCTGATGTTCAAGGTTCGTTTGAAGCAATTAAGCAAGCTGTACTTGCACTTTCAAATTCTGAAGTTGAGGTGAAAGTTATTGCAGGTGGTGTTGGTGCAATTAACGATAATGATGTTAATTTAGCTGATTCTTCGGGGGCGTTTATTTTAGGATTCAACATGAGGCCTAATACAACTGCTAGAAGATTAGCTGAAGAGAAGTCACTTGATATTAAAACATACTCAATTATCTATGAGCTAATTGGTGATGTAACTCTGGCCATTGAAGGGATGCTTGATCCTGATACTATCGAAGAATTTATCGGTAGAGCAGAAGTTAAAGATACTTTCACTGTTCCAAAAATTGGAACGATTGCTGGTTCTTCTGTTATTGATGGTAAGATTAAAGTTGGTTGTAATATTCGTCTTCTTAGAAATGGGAAGATCATGTTTGACGGAAAAATGTCATCTCTTAAGAGATTTAAAGATGATGTTAAAGAAGTTAAGAATGGTTTTGAGTGTGGTATCGGTCTTGAAGGCTATACTGACATTAAAGTTAATGACCAATTTGAAGCCTATATGCTTGTTGAAAAGAAGAGAACTCTTGATGACGTAGCTAAGGAAGAAAAAATCGCAGCTGAAGCTGCAGAGCTTGCGGCATTAGAGGCCGAAGAAGCTGCAGCAATGGAAGCAAGGGATTAA
- the nusA gene encoding transcription termination factor NusA encodes MFSELGRVIETLGKERGIEKDIVIKAVEQAFLVTARKKYGIQGEYETRYNDGDDDIEIYQYKNVVEEVRDSIVEITLIDAKELDEDVEIGDQIGIKIENPNFSRVDVQTARQIIFQKVRDAEREILFAEFKHKENELVTGIARRYERGNIVVDLGKADAVLSRREVIPGENFKPGDRIQAFLTEVVMTNRGPEIRLSRTSPMFLVKLFELEVPEIQDGTIEIKSAAREPGQRAKIAVISVDKDIDPVGACVGMKGSRVQNVVNELQGEKIDIVKWSDDVETFARAALAPSEITNIQIDHSDHTMDVVVEEDQLSLAIGRRGQNVRLAAMLSGYKINIISKTKLQERIQKSVANLLQISSITDSLAQVMVQNGIQAIGDIAAAEAAELAELLEVDEEQAAGIISDTIAAIDAGEIQFQADEEEELVSASAVPAYHGIINKEQSDEESQDKFSDAERRLREELAAFKLK; translated from the coding sequence ATGTTTTCTGAACTAGGTAGGGTAATTGAAACTCTCGGTAAAGAAAGAGGGATTGAAAAAGACATCGTTATTAAAGCGGTGGAGCAAGCTTTCTTAGTTACTGCTAGAAAAAAGTACGGGATTCAAGGTGAATACGAAACAAGATATAACGATGGTGACGATGATATCGAAATCTATCAATATAAGAATGTTGTCGAAGAAGTAAGAGACTCAATTGTAGAGATTACTTTAATTGATGCTAAAGAATTAGATGAAGATGTAGAGATTGGTGATCAAATCGGTATAAAGATTGAAAACCCTAACTTTTCAAGAGTTGACGTACAAACAGCACGTCAGATTATCTTCCAAAAAGTAAGAGATGCTGAAAGAGAGATCCTCTTTGCTGAATTCAAGCACAAAGAAAATGAGCTTGTTACAGGTATTGCTAGAAGATATGAGAGAGGAAATATTGTTGTTGACCTTGGTAAGGCCGATGCAGTTCTTTCTAGAAGAGAAGTTATTCCTGGTGAAAACTTCAAGCCTGGAGATAGAATTCAAGCTTTCTTAACAGAAGTTGTTATGACTAACAGAGGACCAGAGATTCGTTTATCAAGAACATCTCCAATGTTCCTTGTTAAATTATTTGAACTTGAAGTTCCTGAAATTCAAGACGGTACTATTGAAATTAAATCTGCTGCAAGAGAGCCAGGGCAAAGAGCTAAAATTGCCGTTATCTCTGTAGATAAAGATATTGATCCAGTTGGTGCTTGTGTTGGTATGAAAGGTTCAAGAGTTCAAAACGTTGTGAATGAACTTCAAGGTGAGAAGATTGATATTGTAAAATGGTCTGACGACGTTGAGACATTTGCAAGAGCAGCTCTAGCTCCATCTGAAATTACAAATATTCAAATTGATCATTCTGATCACACTATGGACGTAGTTGTAGAAGAAGATCAATTATCACTTGCTATTGGTAGAAGAGGACAGAATGTTCGTCTTGCTGCAATGTTGAGTGGATATAAAATTAATATCATTTCTAAAACTAAGCTTCAGGAAAGAATTCAAAAATCTGTGGCAAACCTTCTTCAAATATCTTCTATTACAGATAGTTTGGCCCAGGTTATGGTTCAAAATGGTATTCAAGCGATTGGTGATATCGCAGCTGCTGAAGCGGCTGAGCTTGCTGAACTTCTAGAGGTTGATGAAGAGCAAGCTGCAGGTATTATCAGTGATACTATTGCAGCGATTGACGCTGGTGAAATTCAATTCCAAGCTGATGAAGAAGAGGAGCTAGTTTCTGCTTCTGCTGTTCCTGCTTACCATGGAATTATAAATAAAGAACAATCTGATGAAGAATCACAAGATAAGTTCTCTGATGCTGAAAGAAGACTCCGTGAAGAGTTAGCAGCATTCAAACTTAAGTAA